Proteins found in one Brevibacillus brevis genomic segment:
- a CDS encoding M15 family metallopeptidase encodes MRSFRHRLLHPLVLVTALTFVLSGCSSSAAPQEPQTPPSVETPTPPKKEEAKPKEETTPLPAETPKQEQPEQPQKAKPTETKPAEKPPAGQPPELSFPDIEVVGEPESVAVLVNKQRKLPENYQPNDLVFPNVPYLLPEKSEKRKMRKEAAGALEQLFAAAQADGVQLAGVSAYRSHAYQKALFNRYVKKDGVEKARTYSAVPGTSEHETGLAIDVSGKDGKCAATSCFAGTKEAKWLDENVEKFGFIIRYPEGKDAITGYIYEPWHLRYVGTEIAQEIGEKGITLEEYSGAVPVSTPTN; translated from the coding sequence ATGAGAAGTTTTCGACACCGACTTTTGCATCCGCTTGTACTCGTAACGGCATTGACATTTGTATTGTCTGGATGCAGCAGTAGTGCTGCTCCACAAGAACCACAGACACCACCATCCGTGGAGACGCCAACTCCTCCAAAGAAAGAAGAAGCGAAGCCAAAGGAGGAGACAACGCCTCTACCTGCTGAAACACCAAAGCAAGAACAACCGGAGCAACCCCAGAAGGCGAAGCCAACGGAGACGAAACCGGCAGAAAAGCCACCAGCGGGTCAGCCGCCTGAGCTATCGTTCCCGGACATCGAGGTTGTTGGTGAGCCTGAGAGTGTTGCTGTGCTGGTGAACAAACAACGCAAGCTTCCGGAAAATTATCAGCCAAATGATTTAGTGTTTCCAAACGTTCCTTACCTACTCCCTGAAAAGAGCGAGAAACGCAAAATGCGCAAAGAAGCAGCGGGTGCGCTTGAGCAGTTATTTGCGGCAGCCCAGGCTGACGGTGTCCAATTGGCTGGCGTATCAGCCTATCGCTCCCACGCCTACCAGAAAGCGCTGTTTAATCGCTATGTAAAAAAAGACGGCGTAGAGAAGGCACGGACTTACAGTGCCGTTCCTGGGACGAGTGAGCATGAGACAGGACTCGCGATTGACGTCTCTGGGAAGGATGGAAAATGTGCTGCAACGAGCTGCTTTGCCGGAACCAAGGAAGCAAAGTGGCTGGATGAAAACGTCGAGAAGTTTGGATTTATCATTCGCTACCCAGAGGGAAAAGACGCGATTACGGGCTATATTTATGAGCCATGGCATTTGCGGTATGTAGGTACCGAGATTGCGCAAGAAATCGGAGAAAAAGGGATTACGCTTGAAGAGTATTCAGGTGCGGTGCCTGTTTCCACACCAACGAATTAA
- a CDS encoding TetR/AcrR family transcriptional regulator: MVEKSIRERIIETSMRLFEANGYHKVTVDQIVKESGTSKGGFYHNFKSKDELLYIIHDQFITYVLEKAEEAYEKWDTPTERLQAIVKSFVMMIDLYRSQVTIFYQESLFLAPEYYTDIETKRDRYKKIMFTVISDGIESGEFRPELPVPIVSMAIFGMVNWIYKWYQKSGTYSIEQIADIYADMVLHSVLKSESMENPAFQRFFLQSQENPFKPL, encoded by the coding sequence ATGGTCGAAAAATCAATCAGAGAACGTATTATTGAAACATCCATGCGCTTGTTTGAAGCAAATGGCTACCACAAAGTGACTGTGGATCAAATTGTGAAAGAAAGCGGCACGTCAAAGGGAGGATTTTATCACAACTTCAAATCAAAAGATGAACTCCTCTACATCATTCATGATCAATTTATTACGTATGTGCTGGAGAAAGCAGAGGAAGCTTACGAGAAGTGGGATACCCCGACAGAAAGACTACAAGCCATCGTAAAATCCTTCGTTATGATGATTGATCTGTATCGCTCTCAGGTTACGATTTTTTATCAGGAAAGCTTGTTTTTAGCTCCGGAGTACTACACGGATATTGAAACGAAACGGGATCGTTATAAAAAAATTATGTTCACCGTCATTTCGGACGGGATCGAATCGGGTGAGTTCCGTCCCGAGCTGCCTGTGCCGATTGTGTCCATGGCTATTTTTGGCATGGTGAACTGGATTTACAAATGGTATCAAAAGTCAGGGACGTACTCGATCGAGCAAATCGCGGATATTTATGCAGATATGGTTCTTCATTCCGTTTTGAAATCAGAATCGATGGAAAACCCGGCCTTTCAACGTTTTTTCCTGCAATCACAAGAAAATCCCTTCAAGCCATTGTAG
- the accB gene encoding acetyl-CoA carboxylase biotin carboxyl carrier protein: MLTIYELRELVKLLEQTDIESFEVNDEDSSLRIKRRNGNQVTAVHQPPVQTKSAPIVTAAPAVLLPKKETIERPVATVHVEAPQKSAEVTENLHKITSPMVGTFYAAPAVDAAPYVSVNDWVEPTTIVCIVEAMKLFNEIEAEVKGEIVQVLVENGQLVEHGQPLFLVKQA, from the coding sequence GTGCTTACCATTTACGAATTACGAGAACTTGTGAAGCTATTGGAGCAGACGGACATAGAATCTTTTGAGGTAAATGACGAGGATTCTTCTTTGCGTATCAAACGAAGAAATGGGAACCAAGTCACAGCTGTACATCAGCCCCCCGTACAAACGAAAAGCGCGCCAATCGTGACGGCGGCACCCGCTGTTCTTTTGCCTAAAAAAGAAACGATTGAGCGCCCGGTCGCAACAGTACATGTGGAAGCTCCCCAGAAATCGGCGGAAGTGACGGAAAACTTGCATAAAATCACTTCACCTATGGTCGGAACCTTCTATGCAGCACCAGCCGTTGACGCAGCACCATATGTATCCGTAAATGATTGGGTAGAGCCAACTACCATTGTCTGTATTGTCGAGGCCATGAAGCTGTTTAACGAGATTGAAGCAGAAGTAAAAGGAGAGATTGTCCAAGTCTTGGTGGAAAACGGTCAGTTGGTCGAGCACGGACAGCCGTTATTCCTGGTGAAGCAGGCGTAA
- a CDS encoding methylmalonyl-CoA mutase family protein, whose translation MSKHTWFKEFSVPTYEQWREAAEKSLKGASFDAKLLTHSYEGIVRQPIYRYEDVKTLPHLEALPGEAPFHRGNQRPGGQKEQKWEVCQEINATSAKAFNQAAVEDLARGQTMLHLIVDHATLAGLDPDEALPDTIGHKGVSVFCREDIEQAFEGVKLSEIPLYVNTGALGLPILSLLLAHVEATGQQVTELRGCIGQDPVAVLLTEGKLPCSLQIAYNAMASMTKWAKDHAPALKTILVQSNPYQDGGGNAVTELAFSLATGVDYLQAMLERRLSIEDIAARMQFSFSIGSDVFMEIAKLRAARMLWSNIVAAYGGSTEAQKMTIHARTSAWTKTIYDPYVNMLRSTTEAFSAVIGGADSLHVSAFDEAIRPANEFSRRIARNTQIILQEEAHLAKVIDPAGGSWYVEWLTDALAKKAWELFQQVEAQGGMLSALEAGFPQGLISQIADQKAVSIDTRKKRLVGTNMYANTAEQPLKAESLPSIYEERAEKARSLRQKQDTTLLSAELDALSKHTDELVAQAVKAVLHGATVGDIAKAMKREDSVETTIQPLRIHRASERFEALRMQADDFLKTTGKRPTVFLATMGPVAKHKARADFAAEFFAVGGFDVLRKQAFSTTEEAAEAAVASGAMILVVCSDDASYPEQVPPLAHAIKQRVPQMTVLLAGLPDAEQLATYKAAGVDDCIHMRSNCYEMLRELQERIGVSS comes from the coding sequence GTGAGCAAACATACATGGTTCAAGGAATTCTCTGTTCCCACTTACGAGCAATGGCGGGAAGCGGCAGAGAAATCGCTAAAGGGTGCATCTTTTGATGCCAAGCTACTGACGCATTCGTACGAGGGAATTGTTCGCCAGCCAATCTATCGGTACGAAGATGTCAAAACATTGCCGCATCTGGAAGCGCTACCAGGAGAGGCGCCTTTTCATAGAGGGAATCAGCGGCCTGGCGGGCAAAAGGAACAGAAATGGGAAGTCTGTCAGGAAATCAACGCAACGAGTGCCAAGGCATTTAATCAGGCAGCCGTAGAAGACTTGGCGCGCGGACAAACGATGCTGCATCTGATAGTGGATCATGCGACATTGGCTGGACTTGACCCTGACGAAGCATTGCCGGATACGATTGGTCACAAAGGCGTATCTGTTTTTTGCCGAGAGGATATCGAACAGGCATTTGAAGGGGTGAAGCTTTCAGAGATCCCTCTTTACGTGAACACGGGGGCGCTTGGCTTGCCTATACTTTCACTCCTTTTGGCACATGTTGAAGCGACAGGCCAACAAGTCACCGAGCTTCGCGGATGCATCGGGCAAGATCCTGTAGCGGTTCTGCTAACAGAGGGCAAGCTCCCTTGTTCCTTGCAGATAGCTTATAACGCTATGGCAAGCATGACAAAATGGGCAAAAGATCATGCGCCCGCGCTGAAAACGATCCTGGTTCAAAGTAATCCTTATCAGGACGGCGGCGGAAATGCAGTAACCGAACTGGCTTTTTCACTGGCCACAGGTGTCGACTATTTGCAAGCGATGCTTGAACGGAGGCTTTCCATAGAGGATATCGCAGCACGGATGCAGTTCTCATTCTCGATTGGTTCTGATGTCTTCATGGAAATCGCGAAGCTGCGTGCGGCAAGAATGCTCTGGTCAAACATCGTGGCGGCCTACGGCGGATCAACGGAAGCCCAAAAGATGACGATTCACGCCAGAACCTCGGCCTGGACGAAGACAATCTACGATCCGTATGTCAATATGCTTCGCTCCACGACAGAAGCGTTTTCAGCCGTCATTGGCGGAGCAGACAGTCTGCATGTATCCGCATTTGACGAAGCGATCCGCCCCGCCAATGAGTTTTCGAGAAGAATCGCCAGAAATACGCAAATCATTTTGCAAGAAGAAGCACATTTGGCAAAAGTGATCGACCCTGCGGGAGGTTCTTGGTACGTAGAATGGCTCACAGATGCATTAGCGAAAAAAGCATGGGAGCTGTTCCAGCAGGTAGAAGCGCAGGGTGGCATGCTGAGCGCCTTAGAAGCAGGCTTCCCACAAGGCTTGATCTCCCAGATCGCGGATCAAAAAGCAGTGAGCATCGATACGCGTAAAAAACGTTTGGTTGGAACCAATATGTATGCCAATACGGCTGAGCAGCCACTCAAGGCCGAGAGTCTTCCGAGCATTTACGAAGAGCGAGCAGAGAAAGCACGATCCCTTCGGCAGAAACAGGACACGACTCTTCTTTCAGCAGAGCTAGATGCGTTGTCAAAACATACCGATGAGCTTGTGGCACAAGCAGTAAAAGCAGTGCTTCATGGAGCGACTGTGGGCGATATCGCCAAAGCCATGAAACGTGAAGATTCAGTGGAGACAACCATTCAGCCACTCCGTATTCACCGGGCATCCGAACGCTTTGAAGCCTTGCGGATGCAAGCGGATGATTTCTTGAAAACAACAGGCAAAAGACCGACCGTGTTCTTGGCGACGATGGGGCCAGTGGCAAAGCATAAGGCCCGGGCAGACTTTGCAGCAGAATTTTTTGCAGTTGGCGGCTTTGACGTTTTGCGCAAGCAAGCATTCTCTACCACTGAAGAGGCGGCCGAAGCTGCGGTGGCATCCGGTGCGATGATCTTGGTCGTTTGTTCAGACGATGCGAGTTATCCGGAGCAGGTTCCACCGTTGGCTCATGCAATCAAGCAACGTGTACCTCAGATGACGGTTCTGTTGGCAGGCTTGCCTGATGCGGAGCAGCTGGCTACTTATAAGGCGGCCGGTGTAGATGATTGCATCCACATGCGTTCCAATTGCTACGAGATGCTGAGAGAACTTCAGGAGCGGATAGGAGTGAGCTCATAA
- the scpA gene encoding methylmalonyl-CoA mutase yields MKRPDFSKMAYQSKRDVSDLFPQLGSNSQGMEQMWHTLEQIPVKPLYTMEDVEGMDHLGYMPGLPPYTRGPYPTMYVTQPWTVRQYAGFSTAEESNAFYRRNLAAGQKGLSIAFDLATHRGYDSDHPRVVGDVGKAGVAVDSILDMKILFDGIPLDKMSVSMTMNGAVLPIMAFYIVAAEEQGVSQAELTGTIQNDILKEYMVRNTYIYPPEASMKIISDIFAYTSKHMPKFNSISISGYHLQEAGATADIELAYTLADGLEYVRTGLAAGIDIDAFAPRLSFFWAIGMNYFMEVAKMRAGRLIWANLIKQFHPKNEKSMALRTHSQTSGWSLTEQDPYNNVVRTCIEAMAAALGHTQSLHTNALDEAIALPTDFSARIARNTQLFLQDETEITKVVDPWAGSYYVESLTAQLVEKAWAHIEEIEALGGMAKAIETGLPKMKIEEAAARRQAHIDSAKEAIIGVNKYRLDKEDPLEILEVDNTAVREAQIRRLQELRSNRDEARVQATLQAITECAKTGEGNLLELAIEAARARASLGEISDAYEKVVGRHKAVIRSISGVYSSEYADAEEVAAVRKMADEFEQWEGRRPRIMIAKMGQDGHDRGAKVIATAFADLGFDVDIGPLFQTPEETAKQAIENDVHVIGFSSLAAGHKTLLPQLVEELKKLGREDIVVVIGGVIPAQDYAFLREHGAAAIFGPGTVIPVAAQHVLQEVVYRLEAAGQ; encoded by the coding sequence ATGAAGCGACCTGATTTTTCAAAAATGGCTTATCAGTCCAAACGAGATGTGTCTGATTTGTTTCCCCAACTGGGTTCAAACTCACAAGGAATGGAGCAAATGTGGCACACGCTTGAGCAGATCCCTGTAAAACCTCTGTACACAATGGAAGATGTGGAGGGCATGGATCACCTCGGCTACATGCCTGGTTTGCCACCATATACGCGCGGTCCGTATCCGACGATGTACGTGACTCAGCCATGGACGGTTCGCCAATATGCCGGCTTTTCTACGGCGGAAGAGAGTAACGCTTTTTATCGACGGAATTTGGCTGCTGGACAAAAAGGGCTGTCGATTGCCTTTGACCTTGCTACACATCGCGGCTATGACTCCGATCATCCCCGGGTAGTTGGTGATGTCGGGAAAGCGGGCGTGGCAGTTGACTCCATTCTCGATATGAAAATCTTGTTCGACGGCATCCCCCTCGATAAAATGTCCGTCTCCATGACGATGAACGGCGCGGTTTTGCCCATTATGGCGTTTTATATTGTGGCAGCTGAAGAGCAAGGGGTATCGCAGGCGGAGCTTACCGGAACGATCCAAAATGACATTTTGAAGGAATACATGGTTCGGAATACTTACATTTATCCGCCAGAAGCGTCGATGAAGATCATTTCCGATATTTTTGCCTACACCTCCAAGCACATGCCCAAATTCAACAGCATCAGTATTTCAGGCTACCACCTGCAAGAAGCGGGTGCGACCGCGGATATTGAATTGGCTTACACACTGGCAGATGGCTTGGAATACGTTCGCACGGGACTTGCAGCAGGCATTGACATCGATGCGTTTGCGCCGCGGCTGTCGTTTTTCTGGGCGATTGGCATGAACTACTTCATGGAAGTGGCGAAAATGCGTGCAGGCCGCCTGATTTGGGCCAATCTGATCAAACAGTTCCATCCGAAAAACGAAAAATCGATGGCACTGCGGACACACTCACAAACGTCCGGATGGAGTTTGACGGAGCAGGACCCGTATAACAACGTAGTGCGGACGTGCATCGAGGCCATGGCAGCGGCTCTGGGGCATACCCAATCTCTGCACACGAACGCTTTGGATGAAGCGATTGCGTTGCCGACAGACTTTTCGGCCCGGATCGCGCGAAATACGCAGTTGTTTTTGCAGGACGAAACAGAGATAACCAAGGTCGTCGATCCGTGGGCAGGCTCCTATTACGTCGAGTCCTTGACAGCCCAGCTCGTGGAAAAAGCGTGGGCGCACATCGAAGAAATCGAAGCACTTGGTGGTATGGCGAAAGCAATTGAGACGGGATTGCCGAAAATGAAGATCGAGGAAGCGGCTGCACGCCGTCAGGCACATATCGATTCGGCGAAGGAAGCCATAATTGGCGTGAACAAATACCGTCTGGACAAAGAAGATCCGCTGGAAATTCTCGAAGTCGACAATACAGCGGTTCGAGAAGCGCAAATCAGACGTTTGCAGGAGCTGCGCAGTAACCGTGACGAGGCGAGAGTGCAAGCAACACTACAGGCCATCACGGAATGCGCGAAAACGGGCGAAGGCAATCTGTTGGAGCTGGCCATTGAAGCGGCGCGAGCAAGAGCTTCTTTGGGCGAAATATCGGATGCCTATGAAAAGGTCGTCGGGAGACACAAGGCGGTCATTCGCTCCATCAGCGGCGTCTACAGTTCCGAATACGCTGATGCCGAAGAGGTAGCGGCTGTGCGCAAGATGGCAGATGAATTCGAGCAGTGGGAAGGCAGACGTCCCCGCATTATGATCGCGAAAATGGGTCAGGACGGACATGACAGGGGCGCGAAAGTGATTGCCACCGCTTTTGCCGATTTGGGCTTTGACGTCGATATCGGTCCGTTGTTCCAGACACCTGAGGAAACAGCGAAGCAGGCGATAGAAAATGACGTACACGTGATCGGCTTCAGCTCGCTTGCGGCAGGACATAAAACATTGCTGCCACAACTGGTGGAGGAGCTCAAAAAGCTGGGACGCGAAGATATTGTCGTCGTTATAGGTGGTGTGATACCAGCGCAGGATTACGCCTTTTTGCGAGAGCATGGTGCCGCAGCTATCTTCGGACCGGGAACAGTCATTCCTGTTGCAGCTCAGCATGTTCTGCAAGAGGTAGTGTATCGCTTGGAGGCTGCAGGACAATGA
- the meaB gene encoding methylmalonyl Co-A mutase-associated GTPase MeaB has product MTGGKADKNFLNVSSKARLPRLSVDQYVTGVRENNRSVLAQAITLAESNAPAHMDMAQEVIKQLLPHTGRSIRIGISGVPGAGKSTFIEAFGSMLCEKGHRVAVLAVDPSSTVTRGSILGDKTRMELLSRNPQAFIRPSATGGTLGGVNRKTRETMLICEAAGYDVILVETVGVGQSETTVRSMVDFFLLLMLTGAGDELQGIKKGIMEIADALLINKADGENRTRALIAKGEYNRVLHYLQPATTGWETKAYMCSSLTGEGIEDIWKVIGQFRETTIQSGGFEARRKAQLLDWMHSMAEDYLRATFFGNQQVAELLPSIEGAVASGEISPTSAVQQLVAIYENAIMKKE; this is encoded by the coding sequence ATGACCGGGGGCAAGGCTGACAAGAATTTCTTGAACGTTTCCTCCAAGGCACGCCTCCCACGCTTATCCGTGGACCAATACGTCACGGGCGTACGAGAGAATAACCGATCGGTTTTGGCACAGGCAATTACACTGGCTGAGAGCAATGCTCCCGCTCATATGGATATGGCCCAAGAGGTGATCAAGCAGCTGCTTCCTCATACAGGTCGCTCCATACGCATAGGTATATCCGGTGTACCAGGGGCGGGCAAGAGCACGTTCATTGAAGCATTTGGCAGTATGCTCTGCGAAAAAGGTCATCGTGTCGCTGTTTTGGCCGTTGATCCGAGTAGTACGGTTACACGCGGGAGCATTCTCGGCGACAAGACGCGGATGGAGCTCTTGTCACGCAATCCACAGGCGTTCATCCGACCGTCTGCCACGGGCGGCACGCTGGGAGGAGTCAATCGGAAGACGCGGGAAACAATGCTGATCTGTGAGGCAGCAGGCTATGATGTGATTTTGGTCGAAACGGTCGGGGTCGGACAAAGCGAGACGACAGTCAGGTCTATGGTCGATTTCTTTTTACTCTTGATGCTGACAGGGGCGGGCGATGAACTGCAAGGAATTAAAAAAGGCATTATGGAAATTGCGGATGCGCTGCTGATCAATAAAGCCGATGGGGAAAACCGCACGCGTGCCTTGATCGCCAAAGGGGAATACAATCGTGTTCTGCATTACTTGCAGCCGGCAACCACTGGCTGGGAGACGAAGGCATACATGTGTTCTTCGCTGACAGGGGAAGGCATTGAAGATATTTGGAAGGTCATCGGTCAATTTCGTGAAACCACTATCCAATCAGGTGGCTTCGAAGCAAGACGCAAAGCGCAGCTACTCGATTGGATGCACAGTATGGCTGAGGACTACTTGCGCGCGACCTTTTTCGGCAACCAGCAAGTAGCCGAGCTGCTTCCCTCCATTGAAGGAGCCGTTGCGAGTGGCGAGATTTCACCGACGAGCGCCGTACAGCAATTAGTGGCGATCTATGAGAATGCGATCATGAAAAAGGAATAG